A window of the Bacteroides thetaiotaomicron VPI-5482 genome harbors these coding sequences:
- a CDS encoding outer membrane beta-barrel family protein, with the protein MMKTLKIYFLLMLLIQTISISAQSVISGKITNNDSSPIVGATILLSNGMDSTYITGTTSDLDGRFKMINVKSGNYFLSLSMIGYKKANIPLQIKESMNLELGDITLEEDSYILSTVNIIGKRPPIKAEPGKMTVNLSSALLSTDGNILDALRKLPGVIVQNDGTIILNGKSGANVLMDDKVTYLSGENLINYLRSIPASSIENIELISQPSSKHDASGSSGIINIQKKKIKEQGISLTASSGLEQGKHTKGNENLTLNFHHNKLNMYADYSYYWGKDFIELSVSGHYLDPMTLKPLELRKDFDSDINRQYKGHYIKTGVDYDLSEKIAIGTYFSSSWLNRNKQEVTVSDFFNNDKTQSDSTLTALSTPDYSYTNIIGGANMIYKFAKTGKWDASFDYQLFNQEDNHLLKSFFQTGIHPVKGDTLSGITNGDIKIYSGQTNLSYDISDKFGITTGLKSVFVHISSDALYKNLIAGDWREDSDLSSSFAYHENIYAGYLQLNAKWSARFSTEIGLRLESTYTKSNYNSAVQDSVFNQSYVHLFPTLMVQYQLSENHNLSMAYSRRIVRPNYRNMNPFVEVRDQFLYEQGNTELRPELIDNIEISWLLKKRYSFNVFYSHRSDPISLSFLVEDNNRVLLMPQNLSGNNSFGVRAGLNNLKPFQWWTSHINGSLTYKKFSWATLGKTLKNEVTTPMLHISNQFTLPYGWDAEALGFYSGEMIEGQTRVKPLWTISLGVRKNLCNNKFSLYIYAHDIFHSNRPHVSMETNYLYYASQEKNDSRMIGISLSYRFNRGKEIKKSQNENRIEESKRIGL; encoded by the coding sequence ATGATGAAGACTCTTAAAATCTATTTCCTGCTTATGCTGCTGATTCAGACAATCAGCATATCCGCACAGTCAGTCATATCGGGTAAAATAACCAATAACGACAGTTCACCCATAGTCGGCGCGACAATATTGTTATCAAACGGTATGGACTCTACCTATATAACAGGGACGACCTCCGACTTGGACGGACGATTTAAAATGATAAATGTCAAATCGGGCAATTACTTTCTTTCCTTGTCAATGATCGGATATAAGAAAGCAAATATCCCCCTGCAGATCAAGGAAAGCATGAATCTGGAATTGGGTGACATTACACTGGAAGAAGATTCTTATATATTGTCTACTGTAAATATAATCGGCAAGCGCCCTCCAATCAAGGCCGAACCGGGAAAGATGACAGTCAACTTATCATCTGCCCTATTGAGTACGGACGGTAATATACTGGATGCACTGAGAAAACTACCGGGAGTAATCGTTCAGAATGACGGAACAATTATTCTTAATGGCAAATCAGGGGCGAATGTTTTAATGGATGATAAAGTGACCTATTTATCGGGAGAGAACCTCATCAATTACCTGCGCTCCATCCCTGCCAGTTCTATTGAAAATATAGAACTGATATCCCAGCCATCATCAAAACACGATGCTTCAGGCAGTTCGGGCATCATTAACATTCAAAAAAAGAAAATCAAAGAACAAGGTATAAGCCTTACAGCTTCCTCCGGTCTGGAACAAGGAAAACATACTAAAGGGAATGAAAACCTGACTCTGAACTTTCACCACAATAAATTGAATATGTATGCCGACTATTCTTATTATTGGGGAAAAGATTTTATAGAACTATCGGTTTCCGGTCATTACCTGGATCCGATGACTTTAAAACCTCTTGAACTGAGAAAAGATTTTGATAGTGATATAAACCGGCAATACAAAGGGCATTATATCAAAACAGGGGTCGATTATGACTTGTCGGAGAAGATAGCCATCGGAACATACTTCTCATCAAGCTGGCTCAATAGGAACAAACAAGAAGTGACTGTATCTGACTTTTTTAATAACGACAAGACTCAAAGCGACTCAACCTTAACAGCGTTAAGCACACCGGACTATAGCTACACCAATATCATAGGGGGAGCGAACATGATATACAAATTTGCGAAAACAGGAAAATGGGATGCTTCTTTTGATTATCAGCTTTTTAATCAAGAGGATAACCATCTGCTGAAATCCTTTTTTCAGACAGGTATTCATCCGGTAAAAGGAGACACATTGTCCGGTATAACCAATGGGGACATTAAAATATACAGCGGACAAACTAATTTGAGCTATGATATCTCTGACAAGTTCGGAATAACCACCGGGCTCAAATCGGTTTTCGTACATATAAGCAGTGATGCCTTATACAAAAACCTGATTGCCGGTGATTGGAGAGAAGACAGTGATCTCAGCAGTAGTTTTGCTTATCATGAGAATATCTACGCAGGGTATCTTCAGCTAAACGCTAAATGGTCTGCCAGATTTTCAACAGAAATAGGCTTACGATTAGAAAGTACATATACAAAAAGCAATTATAATTCAGCCGTTCAGGACTCGGTATTCAACCAAAGCTATGTACACCTCTTCCCTACTTTGATGGTTCAATATCAGCTTTCCGAAAATCATAATTTGTCTATGGCATACAGCCGTCGCATCGTCCGCCCCAATTACAGAAATATGAATCCTTTCGTTGAGGTCAGAGACCAGTTTTTATATGAACAAGGAAATACCGAATTAAGACCAGAACTAATAGATAATATAGAAATCTCATGGCTACTCAAAAAACGATATTCATTCAATGTATTCTACTCTCACAGGAGTGATCCTATCTCGTTAAGTTTTTTAGTCGAAGATAATAACCGTGTCTTACTAATGCCGCAAAATTTATCAGGCAATAACTCATTCGGAGTAAGAGCCGGCTTGAATAACCTAAAACCATTCCAATGGTGGACATCCCATATAAACGGATCTTTAACTTATAAGAAATTCAGTTGGGCAACACTTGGGAAAACACTAAAAAATGAAGTGACAACACCCATGCTACATATCAGCAATCAATTTACATTACCATACGGCTGGGATGCGGAAGCCCTCGGATTTTATAGTGGAGAAATGATTGAAGGACAGACCAGAGTGAAACCTTTATGGACAATATCTCTCGGAGTCCGCAAAAACCTGTGCAATAACAAATTTAGTTTGTATATTTACGCACATGATATATTTCATTCGAACCGCCCCCATGTAAGTATGGAGACTAACTATCTGTATTACGCGTCTCAGGAAAAAAACGACAGCAGAATGATAGGCATATCGCTCAGTTATCGTTTCAATCGAGGCAAAGAGATTAAGAAATCTCAGAATGAAAACAGAATAGAAGAAAGTAAACGGATAGGTTTGTAG
- a CDS encoding RNA polymerase sigma factor — protein sequence MMNQEKIQELVSRSQQDDKRAFALLVSEFQPLVFRLAFRLLCDEEEARDITQETFVKVWLSLKTYNQENRLSTWLYKITCNTCYDRLRSLRHSPLDNESAFSDSVNIPSDDHIEISLSNKQLKELILRYTNELPPQQKLVFTLRDVEELEVAEVQIITGLSPEKIKSTLYLARKNIRNKMNQIDPDL from the coding sequence ATGATGAATCAGGAAAAAATACAGGAACTGGTCAGCCGAAGTCAGCAGGACGACAAAAGGGCCTTCGCCCTACTGGTTTCAGAATTCCAGCCACTGGTATTCCGACTAGCTTTCCGTTTACTTTGTGATGAAGAGGAAGCCAGAGACATAACACAAGAAACATTTGTAAAAGTATGGTTATCCCTGAAAACGTACAATCAGGAAAACCGCCTGTCAACCTGGCTTTACAAAATCACCTGTAACACCTGTTACGACCGTTTGCGTTCGTTACGCCATTCTCCGCTGGATAATGAATCCGCCTTTTCCGATTCGGTAAATATTCCTTCTGACGATCATATTGAGATATCTCTTTCCAACAAGCAGTTGAAAGAACTGATATTGCGATATACCAACGAACTGCCTCCCCAGCAGAAACTCGTTTTCACGCTTCGGGATGTCGAAGAGTTGGAGGTAGCAGAAGTACAGATTATCACAGGATTATCGCCCGAAAAGATAAAAAGTACCTTGTACCTTGCCAGAAAGAACATACGTAATAAAATGAATCAAATAGATCCCGACTTATGA
- the eno gene encoding phosphopyruvate hydratase translates to MKIEKIVAREILDSRGNPTVEVDVVLESGIMGRASVPSGASTGEHEALELRDGDKQRYGGKGVQKAVDNVNKIIAPKLIGMSSLNQRGIDYAMLALDGTKTKSNLGANAILGVSLAVAKAAASYLDLPLYRYIGGTNTYVMPVPMMNIINGGSHSDAPIAFQEFMIRPVGAPSFREGLRMGAEVFHALKKVLKDRGLSTAVGDEGGFAPNLEGTEDALNSIIAAIKAAGYEPGKDVMIGMDCASSEFYHDGIYDYTKFEGAKGKKRTAEEQIDYLEELINKFPIDSIEDGMSENDWEGWKKLTERIGDRCQLVGDDLFVTNVDFLAMGIEKGCANSILIKVNQIGSLTETLNAIEMAHRHGYTTVTSHRSGETEDATIADIAVATNSGQIKTGSLSRSDRMAKYNQLLRIEEELGDLAVYGYKRIK, encoded by the coding sequence ATGAAAATAGAAAAAATTGTAGCTCGAGAAATTCTCGATTCAAGAGGTAACCCCACAGTAGAAGTTGACGTAGTATTGGAATCAGGTATCATGGGACGTGCGTCTGTTCCGTCAGGTGCTTCCACAGGTGAACATGAAGCACTCGAACTTCGTGATGGTGACAAGCAACGTTACGGTGGCAAAGGCGTACAAAAGGCGGTGGACAATGTAAACAAGATCATTGCTCCGAAACTGATCGGTATGTCTTCTCTCAACCAAAGAGGAATCGACTACGCAATGTTGGCACTCGACGGTACTAAAACCAAGTCCAATCTAGGTGCTAACGCTATTCTTGGCGTATCTCTCGCTGTAGCCAAAGCAGCAGCCAGCTATCTTGATCTCCCTCTCTATCGCTATATCGGCGGAACAAATACATACGTAATGCCTGTACCGATGATGAATATCATCAATGGCGGTTCACACAGTGACGCTCCTATCGCATTCCAGGAATTCATGATTCGTCCGGTAGGTGCACCCTCATTCAGAGAAGGTTTGAGAATGGGCGCCGAAGTATTCCACGCTTTGAAGAAAGTACTGAAAGATCGTGGCCTCAGCACTGCCGTAGGCGACGAAGGTGGTTTCGCTCCTAACCTCGAAGGTACGGAAGATGCTCTGAACTCTATCATCGCAGCCATCAAAGCTGCCGGATACGAACCAGGTAAAGACGTAATGATCGGTATGGACTGCGCTTCTTCCGAATTCTACCATGACGGTATCTACGACTATACCAAGTTTGAAGGTGCCAAAGGCAAGAAACGTACCGCCGAAGAACAGATCGACTACCTGGAAGAACTGATCAACAAATTCCCAATCGACTCCATCGAAGACGGTATGAGCGAAAACGACTGGGAAGGCTGGAAGAAACTGACTGAACGTATCGGCGACCGCTGCCAGTTGGTAGGTGATGACCTGTTCGTTACGAACGTTGACTTCCTCGCAATGGGTATCGAGAAGGGATGTGCAAACTCTATCCTGATCAAAGTAAACCAAATCGGTTCGCTGACCGAAACTCTGAACGCTATCGAAATGGCTCACCGTCATGGCTATACGACTGTCACTTCCCACCGCTCCGGCGAAACGGAAGACGCAACGATTGCAGACATCGCAGTAGCTACGAATAGCGGACAGATCAAGACCGGTTCATTAAGCCGTTCGGACCGTATGGCTAAATATAACCAACTGCTCCGCATCGAAGAAGAACTCGGTGACTTGGCTGTATACGGATATAAGAGAATCAAATAA
- a CDS encoding pentapeptide repeat-containing protein produces the protein MIKRNAAKPVRVAPPMMEEQEVSTSTLQELLEKEETVSNLIFSKGREEGISKSYKSFKNCTFRNQTFSECKFRSSQLADIRFENCDLSNISFAESSLYRVEFIACKLLGTNLSETTMNHVLLHDCNASYINLAMSKMNQVRFSHCHFRNGSFNDCRFSSVAFDSCDLVEADFSHAPLRGIDLRTSRIGGITLNISDLKGAVITSLQAMDLLPLLGVIIED, from the coding sequence ATGATCAAAAGAAATGCAGCCAAGCCCGTCCGTGTGGCTCCTCCCATGATGGAGGAACAGGAAGTCAGTACAAGCACCTTGCAAGAACTGCTCGAAAAAGAGGAAACCGTCTCAAATCTCATATTCAGCAAAGGAAGAGAAGAGGGAATCAGCAAGTCTTACAAGAGTTTCAAGAACTGCACTTTCCGGAATCAGACATTCAGCGAATGTAAATTCCGTTCTTCTCAGCTGGCAGATATACGGTTTGAGAACTGCGACCTGTCCAATATATCTTTTGCAGAAAGCTCCCTTTACCGGGTAGAGTTCATTGCCTGCAAATTACTAGGAACCAACCTTTCAGAGACGACCATGAATCATGTTTTATTGCATGACTGTAATGCCTCTTACATCAATCTGGCGATGAGCAAAATGAATCAGGTACGCTTCTCGCACTGCCATTTCCGGAACGGAAGTTTCAATGACTGCCGTTTCTCTTCCGTCGCCTTCGACAGTTGTGATTTGGTAGAAGCTGACTTTTCTCATGCTCCGCTCCGTGGAATCGACCTGCGTACTTCGCGCATCGGCGGAATAACACTTAATATCAGCGACCTGAAAGGAGCTGTCATTACTTCCTTGCAGGCCATGGACTTGCTTCCGCTGTTGGGAGTTATTATCGAAGACTAG
- the crcB gene encoding fluoride efflux transporter CrcB, with translation MLKTLLFIGMGSFTGGVLRYLISRYVQNFLTPSFPLGTLLVNVLGCFAIGLFYGLFERGNLMNPNLRMFLTVGFCGGFTTFSTFMNENFQLIKDDNFFYLSLYVGLSLFVGFIMLYLGYSLVKQ, from the coding sequence ATGCTCAAGACTTTACTCTTTATCGGTATGGGAAGTTTTACCGGAGGCGTTCTGCGTTATCTCATCTCGCGTTACGTTCAGAATTTCTTGACACCTTCCTTCCCTTTGGGAACACTTCTGGTCAATGTACTCGGTTGTTTCGCCATCGGCCTGTTTTACGGACTCTTCGAACGGGGAAATCTGATGAACCCCAATCTGAGAATGTTTCTCACCGTAGGATTCTGTGGAGGATTCACCACCTTTTCAACCTTCATGAATGAGAACTTTCAGTTAATCAAAGACGATAATTTCTTCTACCTCTCACTCTATGTAGGCCTCAGCTTGTTTGTAGGATTCATTATGCTGTACTTGGGATATTCACTTGTAAAACAATAA
- a CDS encoding IS3 family transposase — MVSLCKLFGVTKQAFYKYVDHSTDSSARERFVLEFVKRVRSKDPGIGGMKLWLMYRNEFGTSQAFVGRDCFCAILSKYKLTIRKRFRAPRTTDSSHHLPQYPDLTRTLLLEHPDQLWVSDITYITIWLPDGSYVFCYLSLVTDAYTKEIIGYCVGDTLGSCYTVEALEMAVRRIAAKEIKGLIHHSDRGVQYASADYIAILRHNGILPSMTEDGNPKDNAIAERVNGIIKNELLQGMRFSSIQEVRKAVATAVHFYNNERPHMSLDMLTPVQAGEMQGPIRKRWISYREKYLNVALA; from the coding sequence GTGGTCTCTCTTTGCAAATTGTTTGGTGTAACAAAGCAAGCCTTTTATAAGTATGTTGACCATAGTACGGATAGTTCGGCCCGTGAACGTTTTGTTCTTGAGTTTGTCAAACGTGTGCGTTCAAAGGACCCTGGTATTGGGGGGATGAAACTTTGGCTGATGTACCGTAATGAGTTCGGCACCAGCCAGGCCTTTGTTGGGCGTGACTGTTTCTGTGCTATATTGTCCAAGTATAAGCTGACAATACGCAAACGTTTTCGGGCTCCACGTACGACAGACTCCTCTCATCACTTGCCACAGTATCCTGATTTAACCAGGACATTGCTATTAGAACATCCTGATCAGCTGTGGGTTAGTGATATCACTTACATTACCATATGGTTGCCTGACGGCAGTTATGTGTTCTGCTACCTGTCTCTGGTGACAGACGCCTATACGAAGGAGATCATTGGGTATTGCGTAGGTGATACTCTGGGAAGCTGTTACACAGTGGAAGCTCTGGAAATGGCAGTCAGACGCATAGCTGCAAAGGAGATTAAGGGTTTGATCCATCACTCCGACCGAGGCGTACAATATGCCAGTGCGGATTATATTGCCATATTACGACATAACGGGATTCTTCCCAGCATGACAGAGGATGGCAATCCCAAGGACAATGCCATAGCTGAGCGTGTGAATGGCATTATAAAGAATGAATTGCTGCAAGGAATGCGCTTTAGTTCAATACAGGAAGTCAGAAAAGCTGTAGCAACAGCCGTTCACTTCTATAACAACGAAAGGCCTCATATGAGCTTGGATATGCTTACCCCGGTACAGGCAGGAGAAATGCAAGGACCTATCAGGAAAAGATGGATAAGCTACAGAGAAAAGTATCTGAATGTAGCACTTGCTTAA
- a CDS encoding ISAs1-like element ISBthe4 family transposase: MKQETKRRIEISNLHEFADSLILIDNRIERCKKHQASTIVLIAISAVICGADTWNSIEDFGKSKESFFAAKLSNFNGIPSHDTFNRFFSALDPLKFEESYRQWVQSILKCYSGHIAIDGKTIRGAYESEEDKRRRKQGVLPDSNTGKYKLHVISAFATELGISLGQLCTQEKENEIVVIPELLDMLCIKDCIITIDALGCQRTIAEKVIKGEGDYIFIVKDNQPKLKETVLSATESIVSKGTTVRFDKYETHEEGHGRNESRICYCCNDPGFLGADIRKKWKNIRSFGYIENTRNTNKGTTVEKRCFISSLEPDAQKILKNSREHWEIENNLHWQLDVNFHEDNTRRRNISALNFSVLAKIALATLRNNKREIPINRKRLIAGWDNEFLWELILHDL; this comes from the coding sequence ATGAAGCAAGAAACTAAAAGAAGGATTGAGATCAGCAACCTACATGAATTTGCTGATTCATTAATATTGATAGATAACCGGATAGAGCGTTGTAAAAAGCATCAGGCCAGTACCATTGTTCTTATTGCCATTTCTGCTGTTATATGTGGCGCTGATACTTGGAATTCAATAGAAGACTTTGGTAAAAGTAAAGAATCTTTTTTTGCAGCCAAGCTTTCCAATTTTAATGGCATCCCTTCTCATGATACATTTAATCGCTTTTTCTCGGCATTAGATCCTTTAAAATTTGAAGAATCTTATAGACAATGGGTCCAAAGCATTCTCAAATGTTATTCGGGTCATATAGCCATTGATGGTAAAACCATACGAGGAGCCTATGAATCCGAAGAGGACAAGCGTCGTCGTAAACAAGGAGTACTTCCTGATTCGAATACGGGAAAATACAAATTGCATGTTATTAGTGCATTTGCAACAGAACTGGGAATCTCCCTTGGACAGTTATGCACACAAGAAAAGGAAAATGAGATAGTTGTCATTCCTGAATTATTAGATATGTTGTGTATAAAAGATTGTATTATTACAATTGACGCTTTAGGATGCCAGCGTACAATTGCAGAGAAAGTCATAAAGGGAGAAGGTGACTACATTTTTATAGTGAAAGATAATCAACCGAAATTAAAGGAAACAGTACTGTCAGCAACAGAAAGTATTGTATCAAAAGGTACAACAGTACGATTTGACAAATATGAGACGCATGAGGAAGGACATGGCAGGAATGAGTCGAGAATCTGCTATTGCTGCAACGATCCCGGTTTTCTGGGAGCAGATATTAGAAAGAAGTGGAAAAATATACGGTCTTTTGGATATATTGAGAATACCAGAAATACAAACAAAGGCACTACAGTGGAAAAAAGATGTTTTATATCTTCCTTGGAACCTGATGCGCAGAAGATACTTAAAAATAGTAGAGAACACTGGGAAATTGAGAATAATCTACATTGGCAGTTGGATGTCAATTTCCATGAAGACAATACCAGAAGAAGAAATATATCAGCATTAAACTTCTCCGTACTGGCGAAAATTGCATTGGCCACATTGAGAAACAACAAAAGAGAGATACCAATCAATAGAAAAAGATTAATAGCAGGGTGGGATAATGAATTCTTATGGGAACTTATTTTACATGATTTATAA
- a CDS encoding glycoside hydrolase family 97 protein: MKNMKILTTAVLCLLLSFSMGATAMAESITSPDGQLKLDFSVNVQGEPVYELTYKGKGVIKPSKLGLELKNDPGLMNGFACIDTKTSTFDETWEPVWGEVKSIRNHYNEMAVTLNQKAQDRNMIIRFRLYNDGLGFRYEFPQQKNLNYFVIKEEHSQFAMTGDHTAFWIPGDYDTQEYDYTESRLTEIRGLMKGAITDNASQTSFSPTGVQTSLQMKTADGLYINLHEAALVDYSCMHLNLDDKKLIFESWLTPDAMGDKGYMQTPCQSPWRTVIVSDDARDILASKLTLNLNEPCAYQDVSWIKPVKYIGVWWEMITGKSSWAYTDDVYSVKLGQTDYSKTSPNGRHAANNDKVKRYIDFAAQHGFDQVLVEGWNEGWEDWFGKSKDYVFDFVTPYPDFDVKMLNAYAKEKGVKLMMHHETSASVRNYERHLDTAYQFMVDNGYNAVKSGYVGNIIPRGEHHYGQWMNNHYLYAVTKAADYKICVNAHEAVRPTGLCRTYPNLIGNESARGTEYEAFAGNKPFHTTLLPFTRQIGGPMDYTPGIFDTRISFLDGKHSVVRTTLAKQLALYVTMYSPLQMAADLPESYERYPDAFQFIKDVALDWDDSKYLEAEPGDYITVARKAKGTNHWFVGGITDENSRTAAFTLDFLEPDKEYVATLYADGKEADYEKNPTSYQIKKGIVTNKTKMSVKLARSGGFALSLIEAAPSDRKSIKKWK, encoded by the coding sequence ATGAAGAACATGAAAATATTAACTACGGCAGTACTCTGTCTGTTACTCTCTTTTTCTATGGGTGCAACGGCAATGGCAGAAAGTATCACTTCTCCTGACGGACAATTAAAACTGGATTTTTCGGTCAATGTTCAGGGAGAACCGGTATACGAACTTACTTATAAAGGAAAGGGAGTGATTAAACCATCAAAGTTGGGACTTGAGTTGAAGAATGATCCGGGACTGATGAATGGGTTTGCGTGCATCGATACAAAAACTTCCACCTTCGACGAAACTTGGGAGCCGGTGTGGGGAGAAGTGAAATCCATTCGCAATCATTATAATGAAATGGCTGTCACACTGAATCAGAAGGCGCAGGACCGGAATATGATCATCCGTTTCCGGCTTTACAATGATGGATTAGGTTTCCGCTATGAATTTCCGCAGCAGAAGAATCTGAATTATTTTGTTATTAAGGAAGAACATTCGCAGTTTGCCATGACGGGTGACCATACTGCCTTTTGGATTCCGGGAGATTATGATACCCAGGAATATGATTACACAGAATCCAGACTAACAGAAATCCGTGGACTGATGAAAGGGGCTATTACCGACAATGCTTCTCAAACGTCTTTTTCACCAACAGGCGTGCAGACATCTCTGCAAATGAAAACAGCCGACGGTCTGTATATTAACCTGCACGAAGCCGCTTTGGTAGATTATTCCTGCATGCATCTCAATCTTGATGACAAAAAACTGATTTTTGAATCATGGCTGACACCGGATGCAATGGGAGATAAAGGTTATATGCAGACACCCTGTCAGTCTCCGTGGCGTACGGTGATTGTGAGCGATGATGCACGCGATATCCTTGCTTCCAAACTGACCTTGAATCTGAACGAACCATGTGCTTATCAAGATGTTTCTTGGATTAAACCGGTGAAGTATATCGGTGTGTGGTGGGAGATGATTACCGGAAAAAGCAGTTGGGCATATACAGATGATGTTTATTCCGTCAAACTCGGACAGACGGATTACTCAAAGACAAGCCCTAACGGACGTCACGCTGCCAACAATGACAAAGTAAAACGTTATATCGACTTTGCAGCGCAGCATGGTTTCGATCAGGTATTGGTAGAAGGCTGGAATGAAGGCTGGGAAGATTGGTTCGGCAAATCAAAAGATTATGTGTTTGATTTCGTCACTCCCTATCCGGATTTCGACGTGAAGATGCTAAACGCATATGCCAAAGAGAAAGGGGTGAAGCTGATGATGCATCATGAAACATCTGCCTCCGTGCGTAACTACGAACGCCATCTGGATACGGCCTACCAATTTATGGTTGACAACGGATATAATGCCGTGAAAAGTGGTTATGTTGGCAATATCATTCCTCGGGGCGAACATCACTATGGACAATGGATGAACAACCATTATCTATATGCCGTGACGAAAGCCGCCGATTATAAAATCTGTGTGAATGCGCACGAAGCTGTACGTCCTACTGGATTATGCCGTACTTATCCCAACCTGATCGGCAATGAATCGGCACGGGGGACGGAATATGAAGCTTTTGCCGGTAATAAACCTTTTCATACTACTTTGCTTCCATTCACTCGGCAGATCGGCGGCCCGATGGATTATACACCGGGTATCTTCGACACGAGAATTTCTTTTCTGGATGGGAAGCATAGCGTTGTACGTACTACTCTGGCGAAACAACTGGCTCTTTACGTAACAATGTACAGTCCTTTGCAGATGGCTGCCGATTTGCCGGAAAGTTATGAGCGTTATCCGGATGCTTTCCAGTTTATTAAAGATGTAGCCTTGGACTGGGATGACAGCAAATATCTGGAAGCCGAACCGGGGGATTATATTACAGTAGCCCGCAAAGCAAAAGGAACCAATCATTGGTTTGTTGGCGGTATTACTGACGAAAACTCCCGTACTGCCGCGTTTACTCTTGATTTTCTGGAACCGGATAAAGAGTATGTGGCTACCCTGTATGCCGACGGAAAAGAGGCTGACTACGAAAAGAATCCGACTTCCTATCAGATAAAGAAAGGGATCGTTACGAATAAAACAAAGATGTCCGTCAAGCTGGCACGCAGCGGTGGTTTTGCATTGAGTCTTATCGAAGCAGCTCCATCCGACCGGAAATCAATTAAGAAATGGAAATGA